Proteins co-encoded in one Solidesulfovibrio sp. genomic window:
- a CDS encoding SPOR domain-containing protein: MPRFLAALLVVAALALAGCADETVYDWQRPHETYQVGSFSKYQNAETLKNELQKNGFDSRIETDIKNGQFTLNVLVDLYDKAPDNLARLERISGVKPYPRGPKADKAASSPAPAPGAAPPIPGKDL; encoded by the coding sequence ATGCCGCGTTTTCTCGCCGCGTTGCTCGTCGTCGCCGCCCTGGCCCTGGCCGGCTGCGCCGACGAAACCGTCTACGACTGGCAACGCCCCCACGAGACCTACCAGGTGGGCTCGTTTAGCAAGTACCAGAACGCCGAGACCCTCAAGAACGAATTGCAGAAAAACGGCTTCGACAGCCGCATCGAAACCGATATCAAAAACGGGCAGTTCACCCTGAACGTGCTCGTGGACCTCTACGACAAGGCGCCGGACAACCTGGCGCGGCTGGAACGCATAAGCGGCGTCAAGCCCTATCCGCGCGGCCCCAAGGCCGACAAGGCCGCGTCCTCGCCCGCGCCCGCGCCGGGGGCCGCCCCGCCCATTCCCGGCAAGGACCTGTAA